From Thermodesulfobacteriota bacterium, one genomic window encodes:
- the mtnP gene encoding S-methyl-5'-thioadenosine phosphorylase, producing MSGILGVIGGSGLYGMEDLKNVRQVSVRTPFGAPSDALTVGELEGRTVAFLPRHGRGHRIPPSGINFRANIYALKKIGADAVLSISAVGSMKEGIRPGDIVVVDQFIDNTRLRQNTFFGDGVAGHIVFADPVCPALSGIAYAAARKVVRRVRRGGTYLCIEGPAFSTRAESNLYRKWGADVIGMTNMPEAKLAREAGLCYAVLALATDYDCWHRTEEDVSVGSILEVLKRNVENSRKIVRAVAKAMPLPEGCGCGEAPKHAVITDPKKIPAAARKRLSLLIGRHL from the coding sequence ATGTCGGGAATTCTCGGCGTGATCGGCGGATCCGGCCTGTACGGGATGGAGGACCTGAAGAATGTCCGGCAGGTCTCCGTGCGCACGCCGTTCGGCGCCCCGTCCGACGCGCTGACCGTGGGGGAGCTCGAGGGGCGGACCGTCGCGTTCCTCCCGCGCCACGGGCGCGGGCACCGGATCCCTCCTTCCGGCATCAATTTCCGCGCGAACATCTACGCATTGAAAAAGATCGGGGCGGACGCCGTCCTCTCCATCTCCGCGGTCGGGAGCATGAAGGAAGGGATCCGTCCGGGAGACATCGTCGTCGTCGACCAGTTCATCGACAACACGAGGCTCCGGCAGAACACGTTCTTCGGCGACGGCGTCGCGGGACACATCGTCTTCGCGGACCCCGTCTGTCCGGCGCTGTCCGGGATCGCGTACGCGGCGGCGCGGAAGGTCGTCCGGCGGGTCCGGCGCGGCGGGACGTACCTCTGCATCGAGGGGCCCGCGTTCTCCACCCGGGCCGAGTCGAACCTCTACCGGAAGTGGGGCGCCGACGTCATCGGCATGACCAACATGCCCGAGGCGAAGCTCGCCCGCGAGGCCGGGCTGTGCTACGCGGTCCTCGCCCTGGCCACCGACTACGACTGCTGGCACCGGACCGAGGAGGACGTCTCGGTCGGGTCGATCCTCGAAGTGCTGAAGCGCAACGTCGAGAACTCGAGGAAGATCGTGCGGGCGGTCGCGAAGGCGATGCCGCTCCCCGAAGGCTGCGGATGCGGCGAGGCGCCGAAGCACGCCGTCATCACGGACCCGAAGAAGATCCCCGCGGCCGCCCGGAAGCGGCTTTCGCTCCTGATCGGGAGACACCTGTGA
- a CDS encoding tetratricopeptide repeat protein, whose protein sequence is MTPPRRIPVLLPALCAAAILLAACAGGKAAARKSEADARMRMGVTYLQQGNLPMAMRELMRASELDPDNAEIDMMLGLAYRARGDGKNAEKHLREAVDKRPDYGDAHNNLGIVLADRQAWEEAIREFETAAADVRYQTPEWAVYNAAEAYRAKGDAAKAEERYRLAIRMNEAYAPAYLGLAALLGKAGRWTEAETLLLKLVRIVPDYADGWMELGRVYTAMKRPADAEKAFKRVLESEGRRP, encoded by the coding sequence GTGACGCCGCCGCGGCGCATCCCGGTCCTCCTCCCGGCGCTCTGCGCGGCCGCGATCCTGCTCGCGGCGTGCGCCGGCGGGAAAGCCGCGGCCAGGAAGAGCGAGGCGGACGCGCGGATGCGGATGGGAGTCACCTACCTGCAGCAGGGCAACCTCCCGATGGCGATGCGGGAGCTGATGCGGGCCTCGGAGCTCGACCCGGACAACGCGGAGATCGACATGATGCTGGGGCTCGCCTACCGGGCGCGCGGCGACGGGAAGAACGCGGAGAAACATCTGCGGGAAGCGGTCGACAAGAGGCCGGACTACGGCGACGCGCACAACAACCTCGGGATCGTCCTGGCGGACCGGCAGGCATGGGAAGAAGCGATCCGGGAGTTCGAGACCGCCGCGGCGGACGTCCGGTACCAGACGCCGGAATGGGCGGTCTACAACGCCGCGGAGGCGTATCGCGCCAAGGGGGACGCCGCGAAGGCGGAGGAGCGGTATCGGCTGGCGATCCGGATGAACGAGGCGTACGCCCCGGCGTACCTGGGCCTGGCCGCCCTGCTCGGGAAGGCGGGGCGGTGGACGGAAGCGGAGACGCTGCTGCTGAAGCTCGTCAGGATCGTGCCCGATTACGCGGACGGGTGGATGGAGCTGGGGCGCGTGTACACGGCGATGAAGCGCCCCGCGGATGCGGAGAAGGCGTTCAAACGGGTGCTCGAATCGGAGGGGCGCAGACCGTGA